One genomic window of Daphnia pulex isolate KAP4 chromosome 10, ASM2113471v1 includes the following:
- the LOC124205894 gene encoding arfGAP with SH3 domain, ANK repeat and PH domain-containing protein-like isoform X4, producing the protein MPGLISVSEFVEESREDVDSPTTSTFVSRMSQCRQTVAALEEILDVDREGLTKLKKAVKAMHASGNAHTDNENYLSRALERLGTTALSKDQEAEIGAAFIKFAVVTKELSALLRTLMQNCANIVQFPLDSLLKGDLRGARGDLKRPFDRACKDYDTKYGKLEKEKKAQAKEAGFIRSEITAAEVAEELDPERKMFQLQMCEYLLKVNEIKTKKGVELLQHLLEYYHAQHNYFQDGLKTIEHFGSYITDLSQGLQRIRQKQDEERKQLADLRQLLKSSHVFDKEQQQQPIVQSHAGGAGGNGGGMAGGIGGNVANNSGGGSNNGGGGGNNGGGGGYSRHQLQGNKQHGSSRTGFLLKKSEGKVRKVWQKRRCEVRADGFLSIYHADETKPPTRVNLLTCQIKPVPNHAEDRRCFDLISYNRTYHFQTEEEEEMAAWISVMVNSKEGALMKAFDDNGRHGPKVNQGFLELQQAIIRYVLRLPGNDRCADCCSQNDATWLSTNFGVIICIECSGVHREMGVHVSRIQSLVLDHVPTSQLLIARHMSNHSFNEIMEATLHISKPNLNSTMEERSEFIRAKYIDKKFAIKTSTDIRDLHSDVEHALNNKDIHQLLQAYVEGADFSKPFIDSNAGETALHMAIRRERGHSLHIVDFLVENASNLDATTVDGHTAVHYCALYNQPECLKLLLRSGANVVAETKDKRTAVDLAKEYGSTVCEDLIRQSTQNRKSQLENVSIDWNLSQDEAGSIDLSDEDMTVIENTVNGIPTPDRRVRSRPPSFAGRESPVQLRSRSSTSDSLRSGSSPNSGGGGGGGSGGNQSSRNAAFFPPAVTTGNGSGGSSVNTAAALMAGSGNSLSVLTNKKNNNSSSTTTTTTSSAAAAAAAAVTAANVGSLKKRAAPLPPPTSTNSSTFTRDSSQNTHSRNASDYGVSFPTQRMKPPSESHSQSRKSLVADYLDSTKTRTFHHSAAHLPGAKLVLPKGELPQLRKLHGSATSLASTTSSNRPRGPPPPTPANVSAVVNLSKPLNSRNGRSTESLSSAPSDGEFNDKPLPPARGRRCRALYDCEADNDDEVSFREGEILVVMIEKTEDENWMEGYVESDPKRRGVFPASFVHILNERD; encoded by the exons ATGCCGGGATTAATCAGCGTCTCGGAATTTGTGGAAGAAAGCCGCGAAGATGTCGACTCGCCCACAACGTCGACGTTCGTTTCGCGCATGTCGCAGTGTCGACAAACGGTCGCCGCCCTGGAAGAG ATCCTCGATGTGGACCGAGAAGGACTTACCAAGTTGAAGAAAGCTGTCAAAGCTATGCACGCTAGTGGCAAcg CGCACACGGATAATGAGAACTACCTTTCACGGGCGCTGGAACGTCTTGGAACGACGGCCCTGAGTAAAGACCAAGAAGCCGAAATCGGAGCGGCTTTCATCAAGTTCGCCGTCGTCACCAAGGAGCTCTCGGCTCTGCTCCGGACCCTG ATGCAGAATTGTGCCAACATCGTGCAGTTCCCCCTGGACAGTCTGCTGAAAGGCGATCTGAGAGGCGCCCGCGGTGATTTGAAACGGCCTTTTGACCGGGCGTGTAAAGATTACGACACCAAGTACGGCAAActggaaaaggagaagaaagcCCAGGCCAAAGAAGCCGGATTCATCCGATCCGAGATCACGGCCGCCGAAGTGGCCGAAGAGCTCGATCCCGAACGCAAAATGTTTCAACTACAGATGTGTGAG tattTGCTGAAAGTCAACGAAatcaagacgaaaaaaggtgtGGAACTGTTGCAGCACCTCCTCGAGTACTACCACGCCCAGCACAA TTACTTCCAGGACGGACTCAAGACGATCGAGCATTTCGGCTCGTACATTACGGATCTGTCGCAGGGATTGCAGCGGATCCGCCAGAAACAGGACGAGGAGCGCAAACAATTGGCCGACCTGCGTCAATTGCTCAAAAGTTCTCACGTTTTCGACAAAGAG cagcaacagcagccaatTGTGCAGAGTCACGCCGGAGGCGCCGGCGGTAACGGCGGAGGGATGGCCGGCGGAATTGGTGGAAACGTCGCCAACAACAGCGGAGGCGGGAGCAACAACGGCGGCGGAGGGGGAAACAATGGCGGCGGAGGGGGTTACTCTCGCCACCAGCTGCAGGGCAACAAGCAGCACGGCTCGAGCCGGACGGGCTTCCTGCTCAAAAAGTCGGAAGGCAAAGTGCGCAAGGTGTGGCAGAAGCGCCGCTGCGAAGTGCGGGCCGACGGATTTCTCTCCATCTACCACGCCGACGAGACCAAACCGCCGACCCGGGTCAACCTGCTCACCTGTCAGATCAAACCCGTGCCCAATCACGCCGAGGATCGCCGCTGCTTCGATCTCATCTCGT ACAATCGAACCTACCACTTTCAAacggaggaggaagaagaaatggcggcCTGGATTTCGGTGATGGTCAACAGCAAGGAAGGAGCCCTGATGAAGGCCTTCGACGACAATGGCCGTCACGGTCCCAAAGTCAATCAAGGCTTCCTCGAACTGCAGCAGGCCATTATCCGATACGTTTTGCGACTGCCGGGCAACGATCGCTGCGCCGACTGCTGTTCTCAGAACG ATGCGACGTGGTTGTCGACCAACTTTGGCGTAATCATCTGCATCGAATGCTCGGGCGTACACCGTGAAATGGGCGTTCATGTGTCACGAATCCAGTCGTTAGTG CTGGATCACGTGCCAACGTCACAACTGCTCATTGCCCGGCACATGTCCAACCACAGTTTCAACGAGATTATGGAAGCGACTCTGCACATTTCAAAGCCCAACCTCAACAGCACCAT GGAGGAGCGGAGCGAATTCATCCGGGCCAAGTACATTGACAAGAAGTTCGCCATCAAGACGAGTACGGACATACGTGACTTGCACAGTGACGTCGAGCACGCCCTCAATAACAAAGACATCCATCAGCTTTTACAAGCCTACGTCGAAGGAGCCGACTTTTCGAAGCCCTTCATTGACAGC AACGCGGGAGAGACGGCCTTGCACATGGCGATCCGTCGCGAACGAGGCCATTCCCTTCACATTGTCGACTTTCTGGTGGAGAACGCCAGCAATCTGGACGCGACGACCGTCGATGGACACACGGCCGTCCACTATTGCGCCCTCTACAACCAGCCGGAATGTCTGAAACTTTTGCTGCGCTCCGGGGCCAACGTGGTGGCCGAGACCAAAGATAAGAGAACGGCCGTCGATCTGGCCAAAGAATACGGATCCACCGTCTGCGAAGACCTG ATTCGCCAGTCAACGCAAAACCGGAAATCACAGTTGGAAAATGTCAGCATTGATTGGAACTTGTCACAGGATGAGGCCGGATCCATCGACTTGTCGGACGAGGATATGACAGTCATTGAAAACACGGTG AATGGAATTCCGACTCCTGATCGACGCGTTCGATCACGACCGCCCAGTTTTGCCGGTCGAGAGTCACCAGTGCAACTCCGCTCGCGATCCTCGACTTCCGACAGTTTACGTTCCGGTTCCAGTCCCAACAGCGGaggcggaggaggcggaggCAGTGGGGGAAATCAATCATCACGTAATGCGGCTTTCTTCCCTCCGGCAGTGACGACGGGCAACGGAAGTGGGGGGTCATCTGTCAATACAGCCGCCGCTCTTATGGCCGGATCTGGCAACAGCCTCTCTGTGCTGaccaataaaaagaataacaattcctcctctacaacaacaacaacaacatcttccgctgctgctgcagcagctgcagctgtCACCGCCGCCAATGTCGgaagtttgaaaaagagaGCGGCCCCACTTCCTCCTCCGACGTCGACCAATTCGTCGACATTCACCAGAGATTCGTCGCAAAACACGCACAGTCGCAACGCCTCCGACTATGGCGTCTCTTTCCCAACGCAGCGGATGAAACCGCCCAGCGAATCTCATTCTCAGTCGAGGAAATCGCTCGTCGCCGATTATCTCGACTCGACAAAGACCCGCACTTTCCACCATTCGGCCGCCCATCTCC ccGGGGCTAAACTTGTATTGCCCAAAGGAGAATTGCCGCAGTTGAGGAAATTACACGGCTCGGCCACTAGTCTGGCCAGCACTACAAGCTCTAATCGGCCTCGGGGTCCGCCCCCTCCAACTCCGGCTAATGTTAGTGCGGTCGTCAATTTATCGAAGCCGCTCAACAGTCGCAACGGCCGTTCCACCGAGAGCCTATCATCGGCTCCGTCGGATGGAGAATTCAACGATAAGCCATTACCACCCGCCAGAG GACGACGGTGTCGGGCCCTTTACGATTGCGAAGCGGATAATGACGATGAGGTATCGTTCCGCGAGGGTGAGATCCTTGTAGTCATGATCGAGAAGACGGAAGACGAGAATTGGATGGAAGGCTACGTGGAGAGTGACCCCAAACGGCGAGGCGTCTTCCCGGCTAGTTTCGTTCACATCTTAAACGAACGggattaa